A DNA window from Dehalococcoidia bacterium contains the following coding sequences:
- a CDS encoding DUF4352 domain-containing protein codes for MRLVVLATVLALTFTACLGDGGSDGGVVVNDRAELERRDADLRRTFEDAIETFLDGDVEGFYEHFSSDFQSRCERNDFRAILAFATVFIGDLSDRDATVDITDVRFEDDRAFVQAKIDVEGTEFDDAEGEGSFSDFWVLEDGEWKADTDEEDPCDLGDGLFGEATITAGTDDDDDDAPSGPGRSRGEAVAIGESVITNDLQLTVLNVNPDAAAEVIAEDDFVAPPSAGNRYVLIRLRAEHAGEGEETRSVSGSDFSLTGSRDLVYDNFEHGCGFYSGEINGEMFPGGSLEGAVCFEVPADETNLILIAAPFFSFDDGDKRFLALE; via the coding sequence ATGCGTCTCGTCGTTTTGGCGACTGTGCTCGCGCTCACGTTCACCGCCTGCCTCGGCGACGGTGGCTCCGACGGCGGGGTCGTGGTCAACGACCGTGCCGAACTCGAACGCCGCGACGCTGACCTGCGCCGAACCTTCGAAGACGCCATCGAAACGTTCCTCGATGGCGACGTCGAGGGCTTCTACGAACACTTCAGCTCGGACTTCCAGTCGCGCTGCGAACGCAACGACTTTCGCGCCATCCTCGCGTTTGCAACGGTCTTCATCGGCGACCTGAGCGACCGCGATGCCACGGTGGACATCACCGACGTGCGGTTCGAGGACGACCGTGCCTTCGTCCAGGCGAAGATCGACGTCGAAGGCACGGAGTTCGATGATGCCGAAGGCGAAGGCTCGTTCTCAGACTTCTGGGTGCTCGAGGACGGCGAGTGGAAGGCCGACACCGACGAAGAGGACCCCTGCGATCTCGGCGATGGACTGTTCGGCGAGGCCACCATCACCGCCGGCACGGACGACGATGACGATGACGCGCCCTCCGGCCCTGGCCGGTCTCGCGGCGAAGCCGTCGCCATCGGCGAGTCGGTCATCACCAACGATCTCCAGTTGACGGTGCTCAACGTCAACCCCGACGCGGCCGCCGAGGTCATCGCAGAGGACGACTTCGTCGCCCCGCCGTCCGCCGGCAACCGCTACGTGCTGATACGCCTCCGCGCCGAGCACGCCGGTGAGGGCGAGGAGACGCGTTCCGTCTCAGGCAGCGACTTCTCGCTGACCGGATCGCGCGACCTTGTGTATGACAACTTCGAACACGGCTGCGGCTTCTACTCCGGCGAGATCAACGGCGAAATGTTCCCCGGCGGCTCGCTCGAAGGAGCGGTCTGCTTCGAAGTCCCGGCCGATGAGACGAACCTCATCCTCATCGCCGCGCCCTTCTTCTCGTTCGACGATGGCGACAAGCGGTTCCTGGCCCTGGAATGA
- a CDS encoding flavin reductase family protein — translation MRHQIDEREARRLLSGGPVVLVTTSWRGNPNIMPAVFVSPLSIDPPLIGIAVHPARHTHDMIKFSEEFALNVPTRQLLHHVQYVGSVSGVELNKMELTRLPAFAARKIDAPLLEGCVGWIECGVHDAFTIGDHTLFVGKVVAAQAEKDAFGETWLLGDPEERPLHYLGMNFYATLGERLEARIPESADIKRDVEEGVATLGDEEDVEQRREQAEHDAERKERG, via the coding sequence ATGCGACATCAAATCGACGAGCGAGAAGCACGGCGGTTACTCAGCGGCGGCCCCGTCGTCCTGGTAACCACGTCCTGGCGAGGCAATCCGAACATCATGCCGGCCGTCTTCGTGTCGCCGCTGAGCATCGACCCGCCGCTGATCGGGATTGCCGTGCACCCTGCCCGGCACACGCACGACATGATCAAGTTCAGCGAAGAATTCGCGCTCAATGTTCCCACGCGCCAACTCCTCCATCACGTCCAGTACGTCGGCAGCGTCAGCGGTGTGGAACTCAACAAGATGGAACTCACGCGCCTGCCGGCCTTCGCCGCGCGCAAGATCGATGCACCGCTCCTCGAAGGTTGCGTCGGCTGGATCGAGTGCGGCGTCCACGACGCGTTCACCATTGGCGACCACACGCTGTTCGTCGGCAAAGTCGTTGCTGCGCAGGCGGAGAAGGACGCGTTCGGCGAGACGTGGCTCCTGGGCGATCCCGAAGAACGGCCGCTTCACTATCTCGGCATGAACTTCTACGCGACCCTCGGCGAGCGCCTGGAAGCGCGCATCCCCGAGTCCGCCGACATTAAACGCGACGTCGAAGAAGGCGTCGCGACGCTCGGCGATGAAGAAGACGTGGAGCAGCGGCGCGAGCAGGCGGAACACGATGCCGAGCGCAAGGAACGCGGTTGA
- the larC gene encoding nickel pincer cofactor biosynthesis protein LarC, whose amino-acid sequence MTRAGYLDCFSGISGDMLLGALLDAGVPLAELDAELARLNVAGWSLRAERVTRAGIAATRAHVDLVESPQPHRRLPDVLALFDASSLHADDRERASKVFRRLADAEARVHGIAPEEVDFHEVGALDSIVDIVGGAIGLRLLGIDALYCSALPAGGGTVRAAHGVLPVPAPATLELIAMAKAPVAASSGDRPMELVTPTGAALVTELATFERPAMRVDGVGYGAGGRDPEGWPNVLRLWVGEVVEAPSGGTLLFETNIDDMNPEILGYVQEKLFEAGAADAWIQPIQMKKNRPGMLLSVICSVEREDAIARIILRETSTLGMRVTPVRRHEAQREVLEFDSTLGPAAVKVKRLPGEPPRAAPEYEACRRLAETHAMPLSEVYRIVEREALERLS is encoded by the coding sequence TTGACTCGTGCCGGCTATCTCGATTGCTTCTCCGGCATCAGCGGCGACATGCTCCTCGGGGCGTTGCTCGACGCGGGCGTGCCGCTCGCGGAGCTAGACGCCGAGCTGGCGAGGCTCAACGTCGCCGGGTGGAGTCTGCGTGCCGAGCGCGTGACGCGCGCCGGGATCGCCGCCACACGGGCGCACGTCGACCTGGTGGAGTCGCCACAGCCCCACCGCCGGCTGCCGGACGTGCTCGCCCTTTTCGACGCGTCGTCGTTGCACGCGGACGATCGCGAGCGGGCGTCGAAGGTCTTCCGCCGCCTTGCGGACGCCGAAGCGCGCGTACACGGCATTGCGCCGGAAGAGGTCGATTTTCACGAAGTCGGTGCGCTCGATTCGATCGTCGATATCGTCGGCGGCGCGATCGGGCTCCGGCTGCTCGGCATCGACGCGCTGTACTGCTCGGCATTGCCGGCGGGCGGAGGCACGGTACGCGCGGCGCACGGCGTGTTGCCGGTGCCGGCGCCGGCAACACTCGAGTTGATCGCAATGGCAAAGGCGCCGGTCGCTGCGTCGAGCGGCGACCGGCCGATGGAGCTTGTGACGCCGACCGGTGCGGCGCTCGTGACGGAGCTTGCGACGTTCGAACGGCCGGCGATGCGGGTCGACGGCGTCGGCTACGGCGCAGGCGGGCGCGATCCGGAGGGCTGGCCGAACGTGCTCCGGCTCTGGGTCGGCGAGGTCGTCGAGGCGCCGTCCGGCGGCACGTTGCTGTTCGAAACGAACATCGACGACATGAACCCCGAGATTCTGGGCTACGTGCAGGAGAAGCTGTTCGAGGCAGGCGCCGCCGACGCATGGATCCAGCCCATACAGATGAAGAAGAACCGGCCCGGCATGTTGCTCTCGGTGATCTGTTCGGTCGAACGCGAAGATGCGATCGCGCGCATCATCCTGCGCGAGACTTCGACGCTGGGGATGCGTGTCACGCCGGTGCGGCGGCACGAGGCGCAGCGTGAGGTGCTCGAGTTCGACTCGACGCTTGGGCCGGCGGCGGTGAAGGTGAAGCGGCTGCCGGGCGAGCCACCTCGGGCCGCACCGGAGTACGAAGCGTGCCGCAGGCTCGCGGAGACGCACGCCATGCCGCTCTCGGAGGTGTATCGCATCGTCGAGCGCGAGGCGCTCGAGCGGTTGTCGTAA
- a CDS encoding MBL fold metallo-hydrolase — MAIEITPHVTSLHVDLSWFPQPYPPNVFLVRDGNAAAIIDSGFSDDESFNSRMEVLGNLGEAKLKYIIITHHHYDHSSGAHRLRDATGAQIVVHKDEETLLLNPDEGSGDVEIPEEHKEAREQAKKWRAEAAKATPDVRVNDNDVLNVGSLRLRCVHAPGHTAGHLCILLEDDNVLFAGDNVLGVGTAAISPPPHGDMAEYIRSLRKMQSLDAQMLAPGHGPAVKDPNRKIQELIDHRQQREDQIVGLLASGKDSVKSLLKSIYPELDKRLMGMAQGQVLAHLHKLQSEGKVTLEGKGAETKIIAK; from the coding sequence TTGGCGATCGAGATCACACCGCACGTCACAAGCCTTCACGTCGACCTGTCCTGGTTTCCGCAGCCGTACCCGCCCAACGTGTTCCTCGTCCGCGACGGCAACGCAGCCGCCATCATCGACTCGGGATTCAGCGACGACGAGTCGTTCAACAGTCGCATGGAGGTGCTCGGAAACCTCGGCGAAGCGAAGCTCAAGTACATCATCATCACGCACCACCACTACGACCACTCGAGCGGCGCCCACCGTCTGCGAGACGCGACGGGCGCGCAGATCGTCGTGCACAAGGACGAGGAGACGCTCCTCCTCAACCCCGACGAAGGCAGTGGCGATGTCGAGATTCCGGAGGAACACAAGGAAGCGCGCGAACAGGCGAAGAAATGGCGCGCCGAAGCCGCGAAGGCCACGCCCGACGTCCGCGTGAACGACAATGACGTGCTGAACGTCGGCTCGCTGCGCCTGCGATGCGTGCACGCACCGGGCCACACCGCCGGTCATCTCTGCATCCTCCTCGAAGATGACAACGTGCTGTTTGCCGGCGATAACGTGCTCGGCGTCGGTACCGCCGCGATCTCGCCGCCGCCGCACGGCGACATGGCCGAATACATCCGCTCGCTTCGCAAGATGCAGTCGCTCGATGCGCAGATGCTGGCGCCCGGTCACGGCCCGGCGGTCAAAGACCCGAATCGCAAGATCCAGGAGTTGATCGACCACCGGCAGCAGCGCGAGGACCAGATCGTCGGCCTGCTCGCAAGCGGCAAGGACAGCGTGAAGTCGCTACTGAAGTCGATCTACCCGGAGCTCGACAAGCGGCTCATGGGCATGGCGCAGGGCCAGGTGCTCGCGCACCTGCACAAGCTCCAGTCCGAAGGCAAGGTCACGCTCGAAGGCAAGGGCGCAGAGACGAAGATCATCGCGAAGTAG
- a CDS encoding transmembrane domain-containing protein, translating into MFLRKDPLKRARLPEITSGANVFTADDASIGTVAEVGEVSFKVDVPRAPDIWLGRDYVTDATAERVSMSFERREIDAYKLGQPGLDAEKDTTQEALVDAAVPREQQREQRLRMEQQLAEQRQQLPHTHPEGSQYTPPDTGGTVGEPVEEELRSYGVDPMRDAALSAERGHDVEELTDTGSLADEGRASTQRSDPPEFQMADSRSGEFEYSVPTRSADYDPAAKRRRIAGGTVGAVAAVSLAGLGFLWMMRRRRNHTLDRRAKDAASQAAGVVKDAARRGYDGAREAFESARD; encoded by the coding sequence ATGTTTCTCAGAAAGGATCCCCTGAAGCGGGCACGCCTGCCGGAGATCACGAGCGGGGCAAACGTGTTCACGGCCGATGACGCATCGATCGGCACCGTCGCGGAGGTCGGCGAGGTGTCGTTCAAGGTCGATGTGCCGCGCGCGCCGGACATCTGGCTGGGACGCGACTACGTCACGGACGCGACGGCGGAGCGCGTTTCGATGAGCTTCGAGCGCCGGGAGATCGACGCGTACAAGCTGGGGCAGCCCGGCCTGGATGCCGAGAAGGACACGACGCAGGAAGCGCTCGTGGATGCCGCCGTCCCGCGGGAGCAGCAGAGGGAGCAGCGCCTGCGCATGGAGCAGCAACTCGCGGAACAGCGTCAGCAATTGCCGCACACGCATCCTGAGGGCTCGCAGTACACACCGCCGGATACCGGCGGCACCGTGGGAGAACCGGTCGAAGAGGAACTGCGCAGCTACGGCGTGGACCCGATGCGTGACGCGGCACTGTCGGCGGAGCGCGGCCATGACGTCGAGGAACTCACGGACACCGGAAGCCTCGCCGACGAGGGACGCGCGTCCACGCAGCGGAGTGATCCGCCGGAGTTCCAGATGGCTGACTCACGATCCGGCGAATTCGAGTACTCGGTGCCAACACGGAGCGCCGACTACGATCCGGCGGCGAAGCGCAGGCGGATCGCAGGCGGGACGGTGGGCGCTGTGGCGGCGGTGAGCCTTGCCGGACTGGGCTTTCTGTGGATGATGCGCCGTCGCCGGAACCACACGCTCGACCGGCGCGCGAAAGATGCGGCGAGCCAAGCGGCGGGCGTCGTGAAAGACGCCGCGCGTCGCGGCTATGATGGCGCCCGTGAAGCCTTCGAGTCGGCGCGGGACTAA
- a CDS encoding four-helix bundle copper-binding protein translates to MNEFSDDDETPTAMDDCIDWCARCHDICLQTVNYCLGMGGEHASQDHIRLLLDCAQICRTSADFMLRESSVHGATCAACAAVCDRCAEDCERFEGDEIMQACAETCRGCAEACREMARLAKAA, encoded by the coding sequence ATGAACGAGTTTTCGGACGACGACGAGACGCCGACGGCCATGGACGATTGCATCGACTGGTGCGCGAGGTGCCACGATATCTGCCTCCAGACAGTCAACTACTGTCTCGGCATGGGTGGCGAGCACGCATCGCAGGACCACATCCGCCTTCTGCTTGACTGCGCGCAGATCTGCCGCACGAGCGCCGACTTCATGCTGCGCGAATCAAGCGTGCACGGAGCGACGTGCGCCGCGTGTGCAGCCGTCTGCGACCGCTGCGCAGAGGACTGCGAGCGGTTCGAGGGCGACGAGATCATGCAGGCATGTGCCGAGACGTGCCGCGGCTGCGCGGAGGCGTGCAGGGAGATGGCCCGGCTCGCGAAGGCCGCGTGA
- a CDS encoding A/G-specific adenine glycosylase, protein MTQAVANLAAVQRALLKWHAKHGLRAPWRETRDPYECLVAAVMAQQTQMSRVMPSYERFVAAFPTVEALAGASTGEVIRVWAGMGYNLRAVRLHRAARQIATSGWPRRRADLAAIDGIGPFTAAIIASFAFGEAAGCVDTNVRRVLGRLSGGEAIDGKPLQTLADAMVARKDPARWNQALMDYGARVCGVRPKCGECVVAQWCASRERYAGTSRQVAEPRPVYRAGVVRKHEAPYERSTRYYRGRIIDVLRALPPGDSINVARLPALIAGGAAAPTIADTQALVAALERHGLLTVSRRRVSLPG, encoded by the coding sequence GTGACTCAGGCTGTGGCGAACCTGGCGGCTGTGCAGCGCGCGCTGCTCAAATGGCACGCGAAGCACGGGCTGCGCGCCCCCTGGCGCGAGACTCGCGACCCGTACGAGTGTCTGGTGGCGGCGGTGATGGCGCAACAGACGCAGATGAGCCGCGTCATGCCTTCGTACGAGCGTTTCGTCGCGGCGTTCCCCACGGTCGAAGCGCTCGCGGGCGCATCGACGGGCGAAGTGATACGCGTGTGGGCCGGCATGGGCTACAACCTGCGCGCCGTGCGGTTGCATCGCGCAGCCCGGCAGATCGCAACGAGCGGCTGGCCGCGGCGGCGAGCGGATCTCGCGGCGATCGACGGCATCGGCCCGTTCACGGCGGCGATCATCGCATCGTTTGCCTTCGGAGAAGCCGCGGGCTGCGTCGATACGAATGTGCGTCGCGTCCTCGGGCGCCTCAGCGGCGGCGAGGCGATCGACGGCAAGCCGCTGCAGACGCTGGCCGATGCGATGGTCGCGCGGAAGGACCCGGCGCGGTGGAACCAGGCGCTGATGGACTACGGGGCGCGCGTATGCGGCGTGCGCCCGAAATGCGGTGAGTGCGTCGTGGCGCAATGGTGTGCGTCACGCGAACGTTACGCTGGGACGTCGCGGCAGGTCGCCGAGCCGCGCCCGGTCTATCGCGCCGGCGTCGTGCGAAAGCACGAAGCGCCGTATGAACGCTCGACGCGCTACTACCGCGGCCGCATCATCGACGTATTGCGGGCGTTGCCGCCGGGCGATTCGATCAACGTGGCGCGCCTGCCGGCGCTGATCGCCGGCGGCGCAGCAGCGCCTACGATCGCGGATACGCAGGCGCTGGTAGCCGCGCTCGAGCGACATGGCCTCCTAACGGTGAGCCGGCGCCGTGTGTCGCTTCCCGGCTGA
- a CDS encoding MBL fold metallo-hydrolase — protein sequence MPIEVIKIGPLGPYANNAYILADEGTKQAIFVDAPLESEKALEAAKGYDVQRIIVTHRHGDHWANIDLVKQRLGVPVFCHEADRQPYATKVDGTVTDNEEIALGDTVVRVLHTPGHTPGSICLLAPTSDHDVLISGDTLFPGGPGRSDSNAALREMIASITSRLHPLPDNTDVLPGHGDNTTIADSKREYAVFASKPHGDDLRGDVTWEA from the coding sequence ATGCCTATCGAGGTGATCAAGATCGGGCCACTGGGGCCGTACGCCAACAACGCGTACATCCTCGCCGACGAGGGGACGAAGCAGGCGATCTTCGTCGATGCGCCGCTGGAGAGCGAAAAAGCTCTCGAAGCGGCGAAGGGCTACGACGTCCAGCGCATCATCGTCACGCACCGGCACGGCGACCACTGGGCGAATATCGACCTTGTGAAGCAACGCCTGGGCGTGCCGGTGTTCTGCCACGAAGCGGACCGGCAGCCATACGCGACCAAGGTCGATGGCACCGTCACGGACAACGAGGAGATCGCCCTCGGCGACACTGTGGTGCGCGTGCTGCACACGCCGGGCCACACGCCGGGCAGCATTTGCCTGCTCGCGCCGACGTCCGACCATGACGTGCTGATCAGCGGCGACACGCTCTTTCCCGGCGGCCCGGGTCGCTCCGACAGCAATGCCGCGCTCAGGGAGATGATCGCTTCGATCACGTCGCGGCTTCATCCGCTCCCGGACAACACGGACGTGCTGCCGGGCCACGGCGACAACACGACGATCGCCGACTCGAAGCGCGAGTACGCTGTCTTCGCATCGAAGCCACACGGCGACGATCTGCGGGGCGATGTGACGTGGGAGGCGTGA
- a CDS encoding CvpA family protein encodes MNWIDAAIVIIFLFFIVTAFQAGLIREVIGITSVVLGVVLAGLFYDDVADSVLSPIDNETTAAVIGFLVIFIGIGLAGQLVAMLIHPAVVIMQLGIADQLLGAAFGAAKAFVIIEALLILFITYPRYDMEKRIDDSEFATAMLDAARPVLRILPDEFTTNLDRFEEREIDPLQ; translated from the coding sequence ATGAACTGGATTGACGCGGCTATCGTCATTATCTTCCTCTTCTTCATCGTCACCGCGTTCCAGGCCGGCCTCATTCGCGAAGTCATCGGCATCACGAGCGTCGTGCTGGGGGTCGTGCTTGCAGGCCTCTTCTACGATGACGTGGCGGATTCCGTGCTCTCGCCCATCGATAACGAGACCACGGCAGCGGTGATCGGGTTCCTGGTGATTTTCATCGGCATCGGCCTCGCAGGGCAGTTGGTGGCGATGCTCATCCATCCGGCGGTGGTGATCATGCAGCTCGGCATCGCCGATCAGCTGCTCGGCGCCGCATTCGGTGCGGCCAAGGCCTTCGTCATCATCGAAGCGCTCCTGATTCTCTTCATCACGTACCCGCGTTACGACATGGAAAAACGGATCGACGATTCTGAATTCGCGACAGCCATGCTCGACGCGGCGCGACCGGTGTTGCGCATCCTGCCGGACGAGTTCACGACCAACCTCGATCGCTTCGAGGAGCGCGAGATCGACCCGCTGCAGTAG
- the lon gene encoding endopeptidase La, with the protein MPRQRRRKPSAIELPLLPRRRGILFPNTSGPILVGRKTSLRAIDEASGADGIVAVVTQRDPSMSDLAERDVFPIATESVINRALRLPDGTTQVWVQGLRRLRVLEFTGSDPFYRVVVEPIDEDEDATLQTEALKRAVLALFEKVCKLAPSVPEDAYVMALNIERVGWFADYVASCLNLDDFEAEDLLSTLEARERLEKLSIHLAKELDVLELQTKIHSRVQEELDRTQREYFLREQMKAIQKELGENDPNARDMYDIRDRITAAGMPEPVQKKAEDELRRMEQIPSASPEVGIIRTYLEWLISVPWSVATEDHLELREAAKILDKHHYGLEKVKERILEYMAVRSLAKETMRSPVLCFVGPPGVGKTSLGRSIAEALGRRFVRVSLGGIRDEAEIRGHRRTYVGALPGRIVHGMRQGGTINPLFMLDEVDKLGTDFRGDPSSALLEVLDPEQNNAFSDHYLDVDYSLSSVLFIATANILDPMIPALRDRMEVIELPGYIEEEKLHIAQRFLVPKQLQEHGLSQYQLSFTGGALKRIIREHTREAGVRGLEREISGICRKVARQFAEDTATKVHVNTSMVARYLGPQKFFWGAAEERDQVGVATGVARTELGGDVLGVEVTLMPGKGGLTLTGQLGEVMRESAQAALSYARSRAFDLAIPLELFEKTDIHIHVPAGAVPKEGPSAGITIATALISALTKRPISRQVAMTGEITLRGRVLPVGGLKEKVLAAHRAGIKTFVLPKRNEKDLDDVPAAVRRELHFVFAGDMTDVLRVALNDARRAETEARHP; encoded by the coding sequence GTGCCACGTCAGCGAAGGCGCAAGCCATCGGCGATTGAACTGCCGCTCCTGCCGAGACGGCGCGGCATCCTCTTCCCCAACACCTCCGGCCCCATCCTGGTCGGCCGCAAAACCTCCCTCCGCGCCATCGATGAGGCGTCTGGCGCCGACGGAATCGTCGCCGTGGTCACCCAGCGCGACCCGTCGATGTCCGACCTGGCCGAGCGCGATGTCTTTCCCATCGCCACGGAGTCGGTGATCAACCGCGCGCTGCGCCTTCCCGATGGCACCACGCAGGTCTGGGTGCAGGGCTTGCGCCGCCTCCGCGTCCTGGAATTTACCGGCAGCGACCCGTTCTACCGCGTCGTCGTCGAGCCGATCGATGAGGACGAAGACGCCACGTTGCAGACGGAAGCGCTGAAGCGCGCCGTCCTCGCGCTGTTCGAAAAAGTGTGCAAGCTCGCGCCGAGCGTCCCCGAAGACGCTTACGTCATGGCGCTGAACATCGAGCGCGTCGGCTGGTTCGCTGACTACGTCGCTTCGTGCCTGAACCTCGACGACTTCGAGGCGGAAGACCTGCTCAGCACGCTTGAAGCGCGCGAGCGGCTCGAAAAGCTGAGCATCCACCTCGCGAAAGAACTCGACGTGCTTGAGCTGCAGACGAAGATCCATTCGCGCGTCCAGGAAGAACTCGACCGCACGCAACGGGAGTACTTCCTCCGCGAGCAGATGAAGGCCATCCAGAAGGAACTCGGCGAAAACGACCCGAACGCGCGCGACATGTACGACATCCGTGACCGCATCACGGCGGCCGGCATGCCGGAGCCCGTCCAGAAGAAGGCGGAAGACGAGTTGCGGCGCATGGAGCAGATCCCGTCGGCGTCGCCGGAAGTCGGCATCATCCGCACCTACCTTGAATGGCTGATCAGCGTGCCCTGGTCCGTCGCCACGGAAGACCACCTCGAACTGCGCGAGGCCGCGAAGATCCTCGACAAGCACCACTACGGCCTCGAAAAAGTGAAGGAGCGCATCCTCGAATACATGGCCGTGCGCTCGCTCGCCAAAGAGACGATGCGCAGCCCCGTGCTCTGCTTCGTCGGGCCGCCCGGCGTCGGCAAGACAAGCCTCGGGCGCTCGATCGCCGAGGCGCTCGGCCGCCGCTTCGTGCGCGTCAGCCTCGGCGGCATCCGCGACGAGGCGGAGATCCGCGGCCACCGGCGCACCTACGTGGGCGCGCTGCCCGGCCGCATCGTCCACGGCATGCGACAGGGTGGCACGATCAACCCGCTGTTCATGCTCGATGAAGTGGACAAGCTCGGCACCGACTTCCGCGGCGATCCCTCATCGGCGCTGCTCGAAGTGCTGGACCCGGAGCAGAACAACGCCTTCTCCGACCACTACCTGGACGTCGACTACAGCTTGTCGAGCGTCTTGTTCATCGCGACGGCGAACATCCTGGATCCAATGATCCCGGCGCTGCGCGACCGCATGGAGGTCATCGAACTTCCCGGCTATATCGAAGAAGAGAAGCTGCATATCGCACAGCGCTTCCTGGTGCCGAAGCAGTTGCAGGAGCACGGACTCTCGCAGTACCAGCTCTCGTTCACCGGTGGTGCTCTTAAGCGGATCATCCGCGAGCATACGCGCGAGGCGGGCGTGCGCGGGCTGGAGCGCGAAATCAGCGGCATCTGCCGGAAGGTCGCCCGTCAGTTCGCCGAGGATACGGCGACCAAGGTGCATGTAAACACCTCGATGGTCGCCCGGTACCTGGGGCCGCAGAAGTTCTTCTGGGGCGCCGCCGAAGAGCGCGATCAGGTCGGCGTCGCGACGGGCGTTGCGCGCACGGAACTGGGCGGTGACGTGCTCGGCGTCGAGGTGACGTTGATGCCCGGCAAGGGCGGACTCACGCTCACCGGCCAGCTGGGCGAGGTGATGCGCGAGTCAGCGCAGGCCGCGCTCTCGTACGCACGGTCGCGGGCGTTCGACCTCGCGATCCCGCTGGAGCTGTTCGAGAAGACGGACATTCACATCCACGTCCCGGCCGGCGCCGTCCCGAAGGAAGGCCCCTCGGCCGGCATCACGATCGCGACAGCGCTCATTTCTGCGCTTACTAAGCGTCCGATCAGCCGCCAGGTCGCGATGACCGGCGAGATCACGCTGCGCGGCCGCGTGCTGCCGGTTGGCGGACTGAAGGAGAAGGTTTTGGCTGCGCACCGCGCCGGCATCAAGACGTTCGTGCTTCCGAAGCGAAACGAGAAAGACCTGGACGATGTCCCGGCGGCGGTGCGGCGTGAGTTGCACTTCGTCTTCGCCGGCGACATGACGGATGTGCTGCGCGTTGCGTTGAACGACGCACGCCGGGCCGAAACCGAAGCGAGGCACCCATGA